From the genome of Nocardia sp. NBC_01503, one region includes:
- a CDS encoding acyl-CoA dehydrogenase family protein yields MDSHGHYEGTTLAEVLRHGSLEFDQHLQKVLSNPKYFVTDRQSQAQRRENAYAQLHNLVQETGSTRDIATDLPRLFAVFDWAAVLSTDLIPLISGHYNLVAGSLSTLTDAESAAPYLHDLDDGSSVGVILLTEYGCGSNIAFMQTRATWDGDGFVIDTPTPRARKFMPSVGIPVSRVCIVSARFIDGAGVDQGVHLFTARLRGADGQPAPGVTITQLDHQPLVIMDNAVISFDKLRVDREAWLSNDLASIDDQGVLTWRDEDARKRSFASAISQLTVGRLALASCLNAEARASLYIALRYAAKRTVPLTESDTPLMIELPHVRDTLLTDLAGTVARTIYGNAIKTRLADSDLTSRDTVVSVMLAKPYIQLHALDTVTHCRLRMAAQGMFSANRVADYLGVCHGAITGEGDCHVLGSTAGRVLAKHLAGKLPPEAGVHDPADQGDRLSLFNARTLTIVEETQQDLATPGLDGRLTVIPQALELADAYAAEETYQLLHQHADHPEIAAVRDVFALSYFDQNAVWYLTHGLFDLAGVETIKRQLRQAIDTLAEHLPALLDAFGFDDEILGAPVLSDDLPAAWESRGRDPRRH; encoded by the coding sequence ATGGATTCGCATGGGCATTACGAGGGGACGACGCTGGCCGAGGTGCTTCGGCATGGCAGCCTGGAATTCGACCAACACTTACAGAAGGTCCTGAGCAACCCCAAGTACTTCGTCACCGACCGGCAGAGCCAGGCGCAGCGTCGCGAGAACGCCTACGCCCAGCTGCACAACCTGGTCCAAGAGACCGGCAGCACCCGCGATATCGCCACCGACCTGCCGCGGTTGTTCGCTGTCTTCGACTGGGCGGCGGTGTTGTCGACGGATCTGATTCCGCTGATCTCCGGTCACTACAACCTGGTCGCGGGCAGCCTGTCGACCCTCACCGACGCCGAGTCGGCCGCGCCGTATCTGCACGACCTCGACGACGGCTCCAGTGTCGGTGTCATTCTGCTGACCGAGTACGGCTGTGGCTCCAATATCGCGTTCATGCAGACCCGGGCAACCTGGGACGGCGACGGGTTCGTCATCGACACCCCGACCCCGCGGGCTCGCAAGTTCATGCCCAGCGTCGGCATTCCGGTGTCGCGGGTCTGTATCGTCAGCGCCCGCTTCATCGACGGTGCGGGGGTTGATCAGGGTGTGCATCTGTTCACGGCCCGACTACGCGGCGCCGACGGGCAACCGGCGCCGGGGGTGACCATCACCCAACTCGATCATCAGCCGCTGGTCATCATGGACAACGCGGTGATCAGTTTCGACAAACTGCGGGTCGACCGCGAGGCGTGGTTGAGCAACGATCTGGCCAGCATCGACGATCAGGGTGTGCTGACCTGGCGGGACGAGGACGCGCGAAAGCGTTCGTTCGCCTCGGCGATCAGCCAGCTCACCGTGGGACGGCTCGCGCTCGCGAGCTGCCTCAACGCCGAGGCCCGCGCCTCGCTGTATATCGCGCTGCGATACGCCGCGAAACGCACTGTGCCGCTGACGGAGTCCGACACCCCGCTGATGATCGAGCTGCCACACGTGCGGGACACCTTGCTGACCGACCTGGCCGGTACCGTGGCCCGCACGATCTACGGGAACGCGATCAAGACCCGGCTCGCCGACAGCGACCTGACCAGTCGCGACACTGTCGTGTCGGTGATGTTGGCCAAGCCGTACATCCAGTTGCACGCCTTGGACACGGTGACCCATTGCCGACTGCGGATGGCGGCACAGGGCATGTTCAGCGCGAATCGGGTCGCCGACTACCTCGGCGTATGCCACGGGGCGATCACCGGCGAAGGCGATTGCCATGTTCTCGGCTCGACGGCAGGGCGCGTGCTGGCCAAACACCTGGCCGGAAAGCTCCCGCCCGAGGCGGGTGTACACGATCCGGCCGACCAGGGCGATCGCCTGAGCCTGTTCAACGCCCGCACCCTCACCATCGTGGAGGAAACTCAGCAGGACCTGGCAACTCCTGGCCTGGACGGGCGGCTGACGGTCATTCCGCAGGCACTCGAACTGGCCGATGCTTACGCGGCCGAAGAGACCTACCAGCTGCTGCACCAGCACGCCGATCATCCCGAGATCGCCGCGGTGCGTGATGTGTTCGCCTTGAGCTACTTCGACCAGAATGCGGTCTGGTATCTCACGCACGGCCTGTTCGATCTCGCGGGCGTCGAGACGATCAAGCGTCAGTTGCGACAGGCCATCGACACCCTCGCCGAGCATCTGCCCGCGTTGCTCGACGCCTTCGGGTTCGATGACGAAATCCTGGGCGCACCAGTGCTTTCCGATGATCTACCCGCCGCCTGGGAGTCGCGCGGTCGGGATCCACGGCGTCACTGA
- a CDS encoding helix-turn-helix transcriptional regulator, which yields MLAGSLDERRAPENTKFAAISRDARLHIQRYCDDPRLTVETVAEHLGITRRQLERSMRDFGTSPHRYLLATRLDRAVNRLTDPHNHGRTIADIAVASGFVALSVFNRACRERYDASPGQLRQRGARPRAAG from the coding sequence TTGCTCGCCGGCTCCCTCGACGAACGCAGGGCACCGGAGAACACGAAGTTCGCCGCCATCTCTCGCGATGCGCGCCTACATATTCAACGCTACTGCGATGACCCCCGGCTGACCGTGGAGACGGTCGCCGAACATCTCGGGATCACCCGGCGCCAGCTCGAACGCTCGATGAGAGATTTCGGCACCTCCCCGCACAGATACCTACTCGCCACCCGACTCGACCGCGCCGTGAATCGGTTGACCGACCCACACAATCATGGCCGCACCATCGCCGATATCGCCGTTGCCAGTGGCTTTGTGGCGCTGTCGGTCTTCAATCGGGCGTGCCGCGAACGGTACGACGCGTCCCCCGGTCAACTGCGTCAGCGCGGCGCCCGGCCCAGGGCGGCTGGCTGA
- a CDS encoding AurF N-oxygenase family protein — protein sequence MTLSDSVRTDFFDAEYRAALATLSEGSVHRKFDPYLDIEWDAPEFALDPNDPRWVLAPEYDPLGATDWYRNLPLERQIEIGRWRIANVIKVGAAFESVLIRGMMQYIMKLPNGSPEFRYCLHEMTEECNHIQMFQELVNRIGVDVPGMRPLFRMLSPFIGVAGGYAHVILFIGVLGGEEPIDHYQKALIRHGGNVPPAVLRTMEIHIAEEARHISFAGDFLTAHISRMGTASRAICSVAFPVAMRWLAGEIMAPPKSFARRFDIPEEVMREAFWDAPHSRRILSGYFGDMRSLARDLGLMNPIARQLWSRLHIDGPPSRYRSEPDRRTA from the coding sequence ATGACGCTGTCAGATTCGGTTCGCACCGACTTCTTCGACGCCGAGTACCGTGCGGCGCTGGCCACCCTGTCCGAGGGGTCGGTGCACCGCAAGTTCGATCCCTATCTCGATATCGAGTGGGACGCACCGGAATTCGCGTTGGATCCGAATGATCCGCGCTGGGTGCTGGCGCCGGAGTACGATCCGCTGGGCGCTACCGACTGGTACCGAAACCTGCCCCTGGAACGGCAGATCGAGATCGGGCGCTGGCGGATCGCGAATGTCATCAAGGTCGGCGCGGCGTTCGAGAGTGTGCTGATCCGCGGAATGATGCAGTACATCATGAAGCTCCCCAATGGTTCACCGGAGTTCCGCTACTGCCTCCACGAGATGACCGAGGAGTGCAACCACATTCAGATGTTCCAGGAGTTGGTGAACCGCATCGGCGTGGATGTGCCGGGTATGCGGCCACTGTTCCGGATGCTGTCACCATTCATCGGGGTCGCGGGCGGATACGCGCACGTCATCCTGTTCATCGGGGTGCTCGGCGGCGAGGAGCCGATCGACCACTACCAGAAGGCGCTCATCCGCCACGGCGGCAATGTCCCGCCTGCGGTATTGCGCACCATGGAGATTCACATTGCCGAGGAGGCCCGGCACATCTCCTTCGCCGGAGATTTCCTCACCGCGCATATCTCCCGCATGGGCACGGCCAGTCGCGCGATCTGCTCGGTCGCCTTCCCGGTCGCGATGCGCTGGCTCGCGGGCGAGATCATGGCCCCGCCCAAATCCTTCGCCCGCCGCTTCGACATCCCGGAAGAGGTTATGCGCGAAGCGTTCTGGGACGCCCCGCACTCACGCCGCATCCTGTCCGGCTACTTCGGTGACATGCGCAGCCTGGCCCGTGACCTCGGCCTGATGAATCCCATTGCCCGCCAACTCTGGTCGCGACTGCACATCGACGGCCCGCCGTCGCGTTACCGCAGCGAACCGGATCGCCGCACCGCCTGA
- a CDS encoding SMI1/KNR4 family protein — MTELIEQVENLAREFAARGATAGTLEMHHNAVSGYGARAHGSIGTLMLPRKWPDTAAISAAVRAELGVDKDADDLVQMRLRVRGDSYEFQYRCQSQHYENELGWDFTRQVIRDPTYRYPGHAVPSPVADENPDGRPTDPELVATVADLVREYVELRSRQDGHAPQLGAGITEAEIAAAESRIGFRLPEELRALYRVVGYDDDDRGLLAFTALQPLAIIAATHLNDDIEVADHYGAGTVGAWRDSLFADFGRTVLESWPHGVVRRISRSPKWVIIGSSDRDVTAVDLDPGPIGVSGQVIEFEPDGLGAAVRRDDSVLAMLRRTVESLRVGESAFEYYNAEIADHPNMHAYLRGAGESVAELAGAIAVQSLTVDGRDSFDAAELAALPLLRQLEVRVAESVRLSVPHTVPLEQLRLTAPRIDLHPLAGHPALWDLSLSGTTEPVRISPLATLPALQRLDISEIEVSDLETVATLPALRVLVATMRQWRLLRDRDAVPAGLAAAQLVGDAAFGDEIAWAADLGVDPGTASLPIMRGTL, encoded by the coding sequence ATGACTGAATTGATCGAGCAGGTCGAAAACCTGGCACGAGAGTTCGCGGCGCGCGGCGCAACTGCGGGAACGTTGGAGATGCACCACAATGCGGTGAGCGGCTACGGCGCACGAGCGCACGGCTCGATCGGCACGCTGATGCTGCCACGAAAGTGGCCGGATACCGCGGCCATCTCGGCGGCGGTGCGCGCTGAGCTAGGCGTGGACAAGGACGCGGACGACCTGGTGCAGATGCGGCTGCGCGTGCGGGGCGACAGCTACGAGTTCCAGTACCGCTGCCAGTCACAGCATTACGAGAACGAGCTGGGGTGGGATTTCACCCGACAGGTGATCCGCGACCCAACTTATCGGTACCCCGGCCATGCGGTTCCATCGCCGGTCGCCGACGAGAACCCCGACGGCCGCCCCACTGATCCGGAGTTGGTCGCGACCGTGGCCGATCTGGTCCGCGAGTACGTGGAGCTGCGCAGTCGGCAAGACGGCCACGCGCCGCAGCTGGGTGCCGGAATTACCGAAGCCGAGATCGCCGCGGCCGAGTCGCGGATTGGTTTCCGGCTACCAGAGGAGCTGCGCGCGCTGTATCGGGTGGTGGGCTACGACGATGACGACCGAGGCCTGCTGGCGTTCACCGCGCTTCAGCCTTTGGCAATCATCGCCGCCACCCATCTCAATGACGACATCGAGGTGGCCGATCACTACGGCGCCGGCACTGTCGGCGCCTGGAGGGACTCGTTATTCGCCGACTTCGGTCGCACCGTGCTCGAGTCCTGGCCCCACGGCGTGGTGCGCCGAATCTCGCGCAGTCCGAAGTGGGTGATCATCGGCTCCAGCGACCGCGACGTGACCGCCGTCGACCTCGACCCCGGTCCGATCGGAGTGTCGGGGCAGGTAATCGAATTCGAACCCGACGGGTTGGGCGCCGCTGTTCGGCGGGACGACTCGGTTCTCGCAATGCTGCGGCGGACAGTCGAATCCCTGCGAGTGGGCGAGTCGGCGTTCGAGTATTACAACGCCGAAATCGCCGACCATCCGAATATGCACGCGTATCTGCGCGGTGCCGGCGAATCGGTCGCGGAGCTTGCCGGCGCGATCGCCGTACAGAGTCTCACAGTCGACGGCCGTGATTCGTTCGATGCCGCGGAACTGGCGGCCCTGCCCCTGCTGAGGCAGCTGGAGGTCCGCGTTGCCGAATCGGTGCGGCTGTCCGTGCCGCATACGGTTCCGCTGGAACAGCTGCGCCTTACCGCGCCACGCATCGATCTGCATCCGCTGGCGGGCCACCCGGCCCTGTGGGACCTCTCCCTTTCCGGAACGACCGAGCCGGTGCGGATCAGTCCATTGGCCACACTGCCGGCGCTGCAACGCCTGGACATCTCGGAGATCGAGGTCTCCGATCTCGAGACGGTCGCCACGCTGCCGGCCTTGCGGGTGCTGGTAGCCACCATGCGGCAATGGCGGCTGCTGCGTGACCGGGACGCGGTACCTGCCGGACTGGCTGCCGCGCAGCTGGTAGGCGACGCCGCCTTCGGCGACGAGATCGCTTGGGCCGCAGATTTGGGCGTCGACCCTGGCACTGCTTCACTGCCGATCATGCGCGGCACACTCTGA
- a CDS encoding TetR/AcrR family transcriptional regulator: MSSADSAAPALGGRQARWVPHNDERRERIIAAAIELLDENAPGVEAPMQQIAERAGLAKSVVYRQFSGRDDLDRQVRSAICAEFAATVDAALDIGAGSIRVILVRAVGAVVDWIAEHPRRDEFVRRGPGVGDPANISAMVGLQAEIASRARQLVSGLAGVVGVADEPAIDTMTFAIVTMTESTVNRWTRDPHPALTRTQLVTAVAGYAWSVLDGVAREHQLTLDPDRPLLTVLSDLAAGTPAASAQG; encoded by the coding sequence GTGTCCAGTGCCGACTCCGCAGCGCCCGCTCTCGGCGGTCGCCAGGCGCGCTGGGTTCCGCACAATGACGAGCGCCGTGAACGCATTATCGCCGCCGCCATCGAACTGCTCGATGAGAACGCACCCGGGGTCGAGGCGCCGATGCAGCAGATCGCCGAACGGGCCGGGCTCGCCAAATCCGTGGTGTACCGGCAGTTCTCCGGGCGCGATGATTTGGATCGGCAGGTGCGCTCCGCCATTTGTGCCGAGTTCGCCGCCACCGTCGACGCCGCACTCGATATCGGCGCGGGTTCGATCCGGGTGATCCTGGTGCGCGCGGTCGGCGCGGTGGTCGACTGGATCGCCGAACATCCGCGACGCGATGAGTTCGTGCGGCGCGGACCCGGGGTCGGCGATCCCGCCAATATCTCGGCCATGGTCGGGCTCCAGGCCGAAATCGCCAGCCGGGCAAGGCAATTGGTCTCCGGGCTGGCCGGGGTGGTCGGTGTCGCGGACGAACCCGCCATCGACACCATGACCTTCGCCATCGTGACGATGACCGAATCGACCGTGAACCGCTGGACCCGTGATCCCCATCCGGCGCTGACCCGCACCCAACTGGTCACCGCCGTAGCAGGTTACGCCTGGAGCGTCCTGGACGGCGTCGCCCGCGAGCACCAGCTCACCCTGGACCCGGATCGCCCGCTACTCACGGTGTTGAGCGACCTGGCGGCGGGCACCCCGGCTGCCTCAGCCCAAGGCTGA
- a CDS encoding MerR family transcriptional regulator yields MLSIGDFSRATHMTVKSLRHYQRIGLLEPAGVDPDTGYRQYTAEQIPIAQVIRRFRDLDMPLEEIQAVLSAPDLAARNEHITSHLARLEDELKRTQRAVTSLRNLLVPGSVEKMPAIELRAVPATPAAVITEIVDAENSVAWLQGALGEISATLIAQQLPAAGPAGGIFSDDLFTEHRGEVTIFIPCNGKLKAMGRVAPAEVPAAELAIIEHAGPPAEVDRAYGALADFVTRHALAVDGPIREYYLIGQRDTLDTARWRTEVCWPVFRIGATHPVP; encoded by the coding sequence ATGTTGTCGATCGGGGATTTCTCACGCGCCACCCATATGACCGTCAAGTCGCTGCGGCACTATCAGCGGATCGGTTTGCTGGAGCCCGCGGGAGTGGACCCGGACACCGGATATCGGCAGTACACGGCCGAGCAGATTCCGATCGCACAGGTCATTCGACGATTCCGGGATCTGGATATGCCCCTGGAGGAGATTCAGGCGGTGCTCAGCGCACCCGATCTCGCCGCACGCAATGAACACATCACCTCGCATCTGGCCCGGCTCGAGGATGAATTGAAGCGCACACAGCGCGCGGTCACCTCGCTGCGGAATCTGCTCGTACCCGGCAGCGTCGAGAAGATGCCCGCGATCGAATTGCGCGCGGTACCGGCGACACCCGCCGCGGTCATCACCGAGATTGTGGACGCGGAGAATTCGGTCGCCTGGTTACAGGGGGCGCTGGGTGAGATCTCGGCGACGCTGATCGCACAGCAACTCCCGGCGGCCGGTCCGGCGGGTGGCATATTCAGCGACGACCTGTTCACCGAACATCGCGGTGAGGTCACCATTTTCATTCCGTGCAACGGCAAGCTGAAAGCCATGGGCCGAGTCGCCCCCGCCGAGGTGCCCGCCGCGGAGTTGGCGATCATCGAGCATGCCGGGCCACCTGCCGAGGTGGATCGCGCCTATGGTGCGCTCGCCGATTTCGTCACCCGCCATGCCCTCGCTGTCGACGGTCCGATTCGCGAGTACTACCTGATCGGTCAGCGCGACACCCTCGACACCGCCCGCTGGCGGACCGAGGTGTGCTGGCCGGTGTTCCGCATCGGCGCAACTCATCCGGTGCCCTAG
- a CDS encoding alpha/beta fold hydrolase, with protein MPFIESHDFRAELPSIDLPTLIIHGDTDASVTAEMSARVLASLLPNSTLAIHENAPHGLYLTHGARLTADLLDFVAKNAED; from the coding sequence ATGCCTTTCATCGAATCGCACGATTTCCGCGCCGAGCTGCCCTCCATAGATCTGCCGACGCTCATCATCCACGGCGATACCGACGCATCGGTCACGGCGGAGATGTCGGCGCGGGTACTGGCGTCACTGCTCCCCAACAGCACACTGGCGATCCACGAAAACGCGCCGCACGGCCTGTATTTGACCCATGGCGCGCGACTCACCGCGGATCTGCTGGATTTCGTCGCGAAGAATGCGGAAGACTGA
- the rox gene encoding rifampin monooxygenase: MIDVSIVGGGPTGLWLASELRLQGVQALVLEKDAEPTEIVRSLGMHARTIEVMDQRGLLERFLELGRKFPLGGFFAGIAKPQPERLDTSHPYVLSIHQPVTERLLTEHALEVGVEIRRGTEVVGVSQDEQGVTVALADGTELRSRYLVGCDGGRSSVRRLLDIGFPGEASRSNYLLAEVELTADPETITAVMTEIRKTQLFFGAGPVGDGRYRVVVPAAEVAEDRTTPPTLDELKQQLVATAGTDFGVHSPRWLSRFGDGTRLADQFRVGRVLLAGDAAHVHPPMGGQGLNLGIQDAFNLGWKLAAEVNGWAPETLLDTYQDERRPVAADVLDNTRAQKVLMSADPDSLAVRRLVSELMDFDEVTRFLTEKITALSIRYDFGAGHPLLGKRLRDITLKHGRLYELMHSGRGLLLDQTGRLSVAGWADRVDHVIDLSEELDAPAVLLRPDGHVVWVGEDQRDLLDHLPSWFGAAVETN; this comes from the coding sequence ATGATCGATGTGAGCATTGTGGGCGGCGGTCCCACCGGACTGTGGCTGGCGAGTGAATTGCGGTTGCAGGGAGTCCAGGCGCTCGTGCTGGAGAAGGATGCCGAGCCGACCGAAATCGTGCGGTCGCTGGGTATGCACGCGCGCACCATCGAGGTGATGGATCAGCGCGGACTGCTGGAACGCTTTCTCGAGCTCGGGCGGAAGTTTCCGCTGGGCGGGTTCTTCGCGGGTATTGCCAAACCGCAGCCGGAGCGGCTGGACACCTCGCACCCGTATGTACTGAGCATCCATCAGCCCGTCACCGAACGACTGCTGACCGAGCACGCGCTGGAAGTCGGCGTCGAGATCCGGCGCGGCACCGAGGTGGTCGGCGTGAGTCAGGACGAGCAGGGCGTGACCGTCGCGCTGGCCGATGGCACCGAGCTGCGCTCGCGCTATCTGGTCGGCTGCGACGGCGGCCGCAGCAGCGTGCGCAGACTGCTCGATATCGGCTTCCCCGGCGAAGCCAGCCGATCGAACTACCTGCTCGCCGAGGTGGAGCTGACCGCCGATCCGGAGACCATCACCGCGGTGATGACCGAGATCCGCAAGACCCAATTGTTCTTCGGCGCAGGGCCCGTCGGCGATGGCAGGTATCGCGTGGTGGTCCCCGCCGCCGAAGTAGCCGAGGACCGTACCACCCCGCCCACGCTCGACGAGTTGAAGCAACAACTGGTGGCGACCGCGGGCACCGACTTCGGGGTGCACTCGCCGCGCTGGCTCTCACGCTTCGGTGACGGCACCCGCCTGGCCGATCAATTCCGGGTCGGCCGGGTGCTGTTGGCCGGCGATGCCGCGCATGTACACCCGCCCATGGGCGGACAGGGGCTGAATCTCGGTATCCAGGACGCGTTCAACCTGGGCTGGAAGCTGGCCGCCGAGGTCAACGGCTGGGCCCCGGAGACTCTGCTGGACACCTACCAGGACGAACGGCGACCCGTTGCCGCCGATGTTCTGGACAACACCCGCGCGCAGAAGGTGTTGATGTCCGCCGATCCGGACTCGCTCGCCGTGCGCCGCCTGGTCTCCGAGCTGATGGACTTCGACGAGGTGACCCGCTTCCTCACCGAGAAGATCACCGCCCTGTCCATCCGCTACGACTTCGGTGCGGGCCACCCGCTGCTCGGAAAACGGTTGCGGGACATCACCCTGAAGCACGGCCGCCTCTACGAGCTCATGCACTCCGGCCGTGGACTGCTGCTCGACCAGACCGGCCGGCTCTCGGTGGCGGGCTGGGCGGACCGCGTCGACCATGTGATCGACCTCAGTGAGGAGCTGGACGCCCCCGCGGTACTGCTGCGGCCCGACGGGCATGTGGTCTGGGTCGGTGAAGATCAGCGGGACCTGCTCGATCACCTGCCCAGCTGGTTCGGCGCAGCCGTCGAAACGAATTGA
- a CDS encoding DUF4333 domain-containing protein, whose amino-acid sequence MLLVIASVCAIAISGLMLIVVLVRATDGGAAHAKPAVAQPQSQAQPSAAPTSVSHEPKLDSAAVEASIGTMLRSSYGITDVENVHCPDMMTSRPGAIYDCSLLVGGENKDVSVRVTTRQGTYEVSRPS is encoded by the coding sequence ATGCTGCTGGTCATCGCCTCCGTGTGCGCGATCGCCATTTCCGGTCTCATGCTCATCGTCGTCCTCGTCCGCGCCACCGACGGCGGCGCCGCCCACGCGAAACCCGCGGTCGCGCAACCACAATCGCAGGCACAGCCCTCCGCGGCGCCGACCTCGGTATCACATGAACCGAAGCTCGATTCGGCGGCCGTGGAGGCTTCGATCGGGACGATGCTGCGCAGCAGCTACGGGATCACCGATGTCGAGAATGTGCACTGCCCGGACATGATGACGTCCCGGCCGGGCGCGATATACGACTGTTCCCTGCTTGTCGGCGGCGAGAACAAGGACGTGTCGGTCCGGGTGACGACCCGCCAGGGCACCTATGAGGTCAGCCGTCCATCCTGA
- a CDS encoding IS4 family transposase: MSVVAAGVFAPGHLGELTQIVPFEMVDAAVESGRARQTRVRDLPSRVVVYLLLAGALFTELGYTQVWARMVAGLDEILVARPGSSALAQARRRVGAAPLRELFGLLAGPAAGAARWRGLLVCAVDGTTMFVSDSAANAGTFARQGGGNGDSGYPMLRLLAVVACGTRTVIDVVFGTSGVSEIAYAPKLFRCLHERMLLLADRNFASAALIGQIAQTKADLLIRDKTNRVMPLIERLPDGSWLAVKGPVVLRVIDADIALTPKGGPPRRERYRLLTTLTDHHRYPAMELVRLYHQRWEIETTYAELKSTMLGGRVLRARTPAGIDQEVYALLSTYQALRIAIADATHPQAIPLQASFSIALNTARDQVVAAAAVIADTAVDLVGRIGRTVLADLLPARRPRQSPRVVKRAISKHRAKGAIDRTNYPTVTITINLRKHPS, translated from the coding sequence GTGTCGGTGGTAGCGGCGGGGGTGTTCGCGCCGGGTCATCTGGGGGAGTTGACCCAGATCGTGCCATTCGAAATGGTCGACGCCGCAGTGGAATCGGGGCGAGCGAGACAGACGCGGGTGCGGGATCTACCCTCGCGGGTGGTGGTGTATCTGCTGTTGGCCGGGGCGTTGTTCACCGAGCTCGGCTACACCCAGGTATGGGCCCGGATGGTCGCGGGCCTGGACGAAATCCTCGTGGCCCGCCCCGGTTCCTCGGCCTTGGCCCAGGCCCGCCGCCGAGTCGGTGCCGCACCGTTGCGGGAGTTGTTCGGGCTGCTCGCCGGTCCCGCTGCCGGCGCGGCCCGATGGCGCGGCCTGTTGGTCTGTGCGGTCGACGGCACCACCATGTTCGTGTCCGACTCCGCCGCCAACGCGGGTACCTTCGCCCGTCAGGGCGGCGGCAACGGCGACTCGGGGTATCCGATGCTGCGACTGCTCGCGGTGGTGGCGTGTGGCACCCGCACCGTCATCGACGTCGTGTTCGGCACCTCGGGTGTCTCCGAGATCGCCTATGCCCCAAAGCTTTTCCGATGCCTGCACGAGCGGATGTTGTTGCTGGCGGACCGCAACTTCGCCAGCGCCGCGCTGATCGGACAGATCGCGCAAACCAAAGCCGACCTGCTGATCCGTGACAAGACCAACCGTGTGATGCCGTTGATCGAGCGGCTGCCCGACGGGTCGTGGCTCGCGGTGAAGGGTCCGGTAGTTCTGCGGGTAATCGACGCCGACATCGCGCTCACCCCGAAAGGCGGACCACCCCGCCGCGAACGCTACCGGTTGCTCACCACCTTGACCGACCATCACCGCTACCCGGCGATGGAGCTGGTGCGGCTCTATCACCAGCGCTGGGAGATCGAAACCACCTACGCGGAACTGAAATCGACCATGCTCGGCGGCCGGGTACTGCGCGCCCGCACACCCGCCGGGATCGACCAGGAGGTCTATGCCCTGCTGAGCACTTACCAAGCGCTGCGCATCGCCATCGCCGACGCCACACACCCGCAGGCCATACCCCTGCAAGCCAGCTTCTCCATTGCACTCAATACCGCCCGCGACCAGGTCGTGGCTGCCGCCGCGGTCATCGCCGACACCGCCGTCGACCTGGTCGGACGGATCGGCCGCACGGTCTTGGCCGACCTCCTGCCCGCACGCCGACCACGCCAAAGCCCCCGCGTCGTCAAGCGAGCGATCTCCAAACACCGCGCCAAAGGCGCCATCGACCGCACCAATTATCCCACCGTCACCATCACCATCAACCTGCGAAAACACCCGAGTTGA